The window GTTGCCATTAATTGGATGGGGGGCGGTGTAGGAAATCCAGAATTTGGAAGTTATACGAACATAGGACTTGGATTTCTTACGTTTTTAATTGTTGTATTTGTATACAAGTTTGCTAAAGGTTTCTTAAGTAATCTTTCTGTATTAATCGGTTTGATCGCAGGCACAGCAATTGCCTTTGCAATGGGCGTTGCTAATTTTGACGAAGTTGGTCGTTCTCAATGGGTTGCTTTCATTGAACCATTCTATTTTGGTTTGCCAACATTTGACTGGGCTTCTGTACTATCTATGATTATCGTCATGCTCGTTGTCATGGTAGAGACTACAGGTGATAGTATTGCTATTGGTGAAATTGTGGATAAGCCAATAGGTCGAAAAGAATTGGCTTCTGTTATTCGTGCTGATGGTATTTCCACTTTAATAGGGGGAATTCTTAATAGTTTCCCATATACAGCCTTTGCTCAAAATGTAGGACTTATTGCGGTTACAGGTGTTAAAAGTCGCTTTGTAGTAGCTGCATCTGGAGTAATCTTAATTTTGTTAGGTTTATTCCCTAAATTAGCCGCTATTGTTGCTAGTATACCAAATGCAGTACTCGGTGGTGCTGGCATTGCTATGTTTGGCATGATTGTTGCTAGCGGTATTCGCTCTCTTGGCAAGGTTAGCTTTGATGGTAATCATAACTTGATGCTTGTGGCGATTAGTATTGGTGTGGCTATGATCCCTATTGCGGCGCCGAACTTTTATGCTAATTTCCCTGATTGGGCACAAATTATATTAAAATCTGGCATTACCTTTGGTAGTATTACGGCAATCTTGCTTAACTTATTACTCAATGGTGTTAATCATGGCGATGAAATTCAAGAAATGGGTCGTCGCTAAATAATACATACGAGAACTCTATTCCTATAGAATAGAGTTCTTTTTAGTGATTAAATTCACAGGGAAAATGTATGAATACTATGCTATAATATATAGATAATTGTAGAACTATTTTGTGATACTTTCATAAAATAGGAATACAGTCTGGATTTACAATTAAGTGTTTATAAAAAGTTATGTATATGGAATGTTCCCATAAGAAGGGAAGGGGCACGTGGCAGACGGAAAGATTATTGCTATCTCCATTAGTGAGAAAAAAGGGCAAAAAAAACATAATATTGAATCCGCCAATCTCATTGTAGATCATGGGATGGAGGGAGATGCTCATGCAGGAAATTGGCATCGTCAAATCAGCTTACTTGGTATCGCTAGTATTGAACATATGCGGGCGCAAGGTGCAGATGTTAAACCTGGTGATTTCGCTGAAAACATTACAGTAGAAGGTATGGTTCTTTATGAATTAGCTGTAGGGACTCACTTACAAGTAGGTGATGATGTGATTCTTGAAATTACTCAAATTGGCAAGGAATGCCATCATGGTTGCGAAATCATGAAACAAGTTGGTTCTTGCATTATGCCTACACAAGGTATCTTTGGTAAGGTTCTTAAAAACGGTACGATTCGCGTAGGTGATGAAGTATC of the Veillonella parvula genome contains:
- a CDS encoding nucleobase:cation symporter-2 family protein — translated: MTDQNQINTVDSMLPIPQLFAFGLQHVLAMYAGAVAVPIIVAQAMNLPVEDLIRLITADLFTCGIATLIQTLGFGNIGGRIPMIQGVTFASVGPMTMIGAQHGMTAIYGAIIVAGLFTFIVAPFFSRLIRLFPPVVTGTIITLIGINLMPVAINWMGGGVGNPEFGSYTNIGLGFLTFLIVVFVYKFAKGFLSNLSVLIGLIAGTAIAFAMGVANFDEVGRSQWVAFIEPFYFGLPTFDWASVLSMIIVMLVVMVETTGDSIAIGEIVDKPIGRKELASVIRADGISTLIGGILNSFPYTAFAQNVGLIAVTGVKSRFVVAASGVILILLGLFPKLAAIVASIPNAVLGGAGIAMFGMIVASGIRSLGKVSFDGNHNLMLVAISIGVAMIPIAAPNFYANFPDWAQIILKSGITFGSITAILLNLLLNGVNHGDEIQEMGRR
- a CDS encoding MOSC domain-containing protein encodes the protein MADGKIIAISISEKKGQKKHNIESANLIVDHGMEGDAHAGNWHRQISLLGIASIEHMRAQGADVKPGDFAENITVEGMVLYELAVGTHLQVGDDVILEITQIGKECHHGCEIMKQVGSCIMPTQGIFGKVLKNGTIRVGDEVSIIK